A portion of the Cyanobium sp. PCC 7001 genome contains these proteins:
- a CDS encoding AI-2E family transporter, which produces MNDLNAPAWRRLSHSALLRFLLLLACGWGVVKLIDYFQAVLTLFIAAAMLAVLLDFPVRRLVRLGCARSLAILLTVLGTLGVVGLFVQVLGSQLINQGSTLLNDLVLAFQRPDLPFHSFLKTIEPPQLIELLRASLGTSLGVVGGAFTSVFGSVFLVVIVVYMLIDNGATWRQLLRLLPIDVRDRFDRSVQKNVLGFLRGQVTLMIFLCLASLLVFAVLGVKFSLLLAIVVGVLDAIPGIGATLGVIVAATVVFLTQGQWLALQVVIASVVLQQIQDNLIHPRVMGRVLEIQPVVLFFALFVGERLAGLLGVFLAIPVAGMLLGWSRGGEEEGSPVTTPSP; this is translated from the coding sequence ATGAACGACTTGAATGCTCCGGCCTGGAGGCGGTTGAGCCACTCGGCACTGCTGCGCTTTCTGTTGCTGCTTGCCTGTGGCTGGGGTGTGGTGAAACTGATCGACTACTTCCAAGCGGTGCTCACCTTGTTCATCGCAGCGGCGATGCTGGCAGTGCTGCTGGACTTCCCGGTACGTCGGTTGGTGCGTCTGGGTTGCGCGAGAAGCCTGGCAATCCTGCTCACCGTGCTGGGGACCCTCGGCGTGGTAGGCCTGTTTGTACAGGTGCTTGGCTCCCAGCTGATCAATCAGGGCAGCACCTTGCTCAACGATCTGGTTCTGGCCTTTCAGCGGCCGGATCTTCCCTTTCACAGTTTTCTCAAGACGATTGAGCCCCCCCAGCTGATTGAGCTTCTACGTGCCAGTCTCGGCACGAGCCTCGGGGTGGTTGGTGGGGCCTTTACCAGCGTCTTCGGCAGCGTTTTTCTGGTTGTGATCGTGGTCTACATGCTCATTGACAATGGAGCCACCTGGAGACAGCTCTTGCGTCTATTGCCCATTGACGTGCGGGATCGCTTTGATCGGAGTGTTCAGAAGAACGTGCTCGGTTTTCTGCGTGGGCAGGTCACGCTGATGATCTTTCTATGTCTTGCAAGTCTCCTGGTATTCGCTGTGCTTGGTGTTAAATTCTCCTTGCTGCTGGCAATTGTTGTGGGTGTACTGGATGCCATCCCAGGCATCGGTGCCACCCTCGGCGTGATCGTAGCGGCCACCGTGGTATTCCTGACCCAGGGGCAGTGGCTGGCCTTGCAGGTGGTGATCGCCTCGGTTGTTCTTCAGCAGATCCAGGACAATCTCATCCATCCGCGGGTGATGGGAAGGGTCCTTGAGATCCAGCCGGTCGTTCTGTTCTTTGCGCTGTTCGTGGGTGAGCGTCTAGCGGGTCTGCTTGGAGTGTTTCTGGCCATCCCCGTGGCTGGCATGCTTCTGGGCTGGAGTAGGGGTGGAGAGGAGGAAGGCTCTCCAGTGACGACGCCATCGCCATAG
- the infA gene encoding translation initiation factor IF-1: MIETSGVIEKEQGNGFYLVTLEQPAGHQCLCRAAGKLTKFRIKLLAGDKVLVEISPYDLTRGRITYRERNAGATGPRAGGNRPGGPRRR; this comes from the coding sequence ATGATTGAGACCTCCGGTGTGATCGAGAAAGAACAGGGCAACGGGTTCTACCTGGTGACCCTGGAGCAGCCGGCTGGTCACCAGTGCCTGTGCCGTGCGGCCGGCAAGCTCACCAAGTTCCGCATCAAGCTCCTCGCCGGCGACAAGGTGCTGGTGGAGATCAGCCCCTACGACCTCACCCGCGGCCGCATCACCTACCGGGAGCGCAATGCCGGAGCCACCGGCCCGCGGGCGGGCGGCAACCGCCCCGGGGGGCCCCGGCGCCGCTGA
- the trxB gene encoding thioredoxin-disulfide reductase, producing MSDARSGAAAAPGAAPRPDVENLVIVGSGPAGYTAAIYAARANLNPLMITGFQDGGIPGGQLMTTTHVENYPGFPDGILGPDLMDRMKAQAERWGTTLVLADATAIDLSQRPFRITADGTTYLAQSLILATGASANRLGLPQEERFWSSGISACAICDGATPQFRDQAVAVVGGGDSACEEAVYLTKYGDHVHLIVRSDRLRASKAMADRVLANPSITVHWHRQVVDCSGTDWLEAITLRDAISGATEELAVKGLFYAIGHTPNTRLVRDQLEVDAHGYLVTRPGRPETSVEGVFAAGDVADAEWRQGITAAGSGCQAALAAERWLSHHNLAVEVKREAVDPQEVGEPKRTAESDEANYDPHALWQKGGYALRKLYHDSDRPLLVVYTSPTCGPCHVLKPQLKRVLDELGGGAQGVEIDIEADQEIAVQAGVTGTPTVQLFFRKELKQQFKGVKQRSEFKAAIEALLAVPA from the coding sequence GTGTCCGACGCGCGTTCCGGCGCTGCAGCCGCCCCTGGCGCCGCCCCCAGACCCGACGTCGAAAACCTGGTGATCGTGGGCTCGGGCCCGGCCGGCTACACCGCCGCCATCTACGCCGCCCGCGCCAACCTCAACCCGCTGATGATCACGGGCTTTCAGGATGGCGGCATCCCCGGTGGTCAGCTGATGACCACCACCCACGTGGAGAACTACCCGGGGTTCCCCGACGGCATCCTGGGGCCCGATCTGATGGACCGGATGAAGGCCCAGGCCGAGCGCTGGGGCACCACGCTCGTGCTCGCCGACGCAACGGCGATCGACCTGTCCCAGCGGCCCTTCCGGATCACGGCCGACGGAACCACCTACCTGGCCCAGAGCCTGATCCTGGCCACCGGCGCCAGCGCCAACCGGCTGGGCCTGCCGCAGGAGGAGCGGTTCTGGAGCAGCGGCATCAGCGCCTGCGCCATCTGCGATGGCGCCACGCCCCAGTTCCGCGATCAGGCGGTGGCCGTGGTCGGCGGCGGTGACTCCGCCTGCGAGGAGGCGGTGTACCTCACCAAATACGGGGATCACGTGCACCTGATCGTGCGCTCCGACAGGCTGCGGGCCAGCAAGGCCATGGCTGACCGGGTGCTGGCCAACCCTTCCATCACCGTTCACTGGCACCGCCAGGTGGTGGACTGCAGCGGCACGGACTGGCTCGAGGCGATCACCCTGCGTGACGCCATCAGCGGCGCCACCGAGGAGCTCGCCGTGAAGGGCCTCTTCTACGCCATCGGCCACACCCCCAACACCCGCCTGGTGCGGGATCAGCTTGAGGTGGATGCCCACGGCTACCTGGTCACCCGACCGGGCCGGCCCGAAACCAGCGTGGAGGGCGTGTTCGCCGCCGGCGATGTGGCCGATGCCGAGTGGCGCCAGGGCATCACCGCGGCCGGCAGCGGCTGTCAGGCGGCCCTGGCGGCCGAGCGCTGGCTCAGCCATCACAACCTCGCGGTGGAGGTGAAGCGCGAGGCGGTGGATCCCCAGGAGGTGGGTGAACCCAAACGCACCGCCGAAAGCGACGAGGCCAACTACGACCCGCACGCCCTCTGGCAGAAGGGCGGCTACGCCCTGCGCAAGCTCTACCACGACAGCGACAGGCCTCTGCTGGTGGTCTACACCTCACCCACCTGCGGCCCCTGCCATGTGCTCAAGCCCCAGCTGAAGCGGGTGCTGGATGAGCTGGGCGGCGGCGCCCAGGGCGTGGAGATCGACATCGAAGCCGACCAGGAGATCGCGGTTCAGGCGGGGGTCACGGGAACGCCCACGGTGCAGCTGTTCTTCCGCAAGGAACTGAAGCAGCAGTTCAAGGGGGTGAAGCAGCGCAGCGAGTTCAAGGCGGCCATCGAAGCGCTGCTGGCCGTTCCCGCCTGA
- a CDS encoding pseudouridine synthase: MPAGPEELPASRPTTLLFHKPYGVLSQFTPEPGSRWRCLADFIAVPGVYAAGRLDADSEGLLLLTANGRLQQRLTDPAFGHWRTYWVQVEGEAGQRPEALQQLRQGVVIQGRLTRPALVRCLSDPKLPERDPPIRQRATIPVSWLELQLQEGRNRQVRRMTARVGLPTLRLIRVAIDLMDGEAPLSLSGLKPGDWRRVSHREEHRLARLLQRSVEAEAGPCRRSPGRGGRAGGGKSGQAGGGG, encoded by the coding sequence ATGCCCGCCGGTCCTGAGGAACTGCCCGCCTCACGTCCCACCACCCTGCTGTTCCACAAGCCCTACGGGGTGCTGAGCCAGTTCACCCCCGAACCGGGCAGCCGCTGGCGCTGCCTGGCCGATTTCATTGCCGTGCCGGGGGTCTATGCGGCGGGCCGCCTCGACGCCGACAGCGAGGGTCTGCTGCTGCTCACGGCCAATGGCCGGCTGCAGCAGCGGCTCACCGATCCGGCCTTCGGTCACTGGCGCACCTACTGGGTGCAGGTGGAAGGGGAGGCAGGCCAGCGGCCGGAGGCCCTGCAGCAGCTCCGCCAGGGGGTGGTCATCCAGGGGAGGCTCACACGTCCGGCCCTGGTGCGTTGCCTGAGCGATCCTAAGCTGCCTGAGCGGGACCCACCGATCCGGCAGCGGGCCACCATCCCGGTCAGTTGGCTGGAACTGCAGCTGCAGGAGGGCCGCAACCGCCAGGTGCGGCGCATGACCGCCAGGGTGGGGCTGCCCACCCTGCGGCTGATCCGGGTGGCCATCGACCTGATGGATGGCGAAGCACCGCTCAGCCTGAGCGGTCTGAAGCCAGGCGATTGGCGCAGGGTGAGCCATCGCGAGGAACACCGACTGGCGAGGTTGCTTCAGCGCAGTGTCGAAGCGGAGGCTGGGCCTTGCCGGCGCTCGCCTGGCCGGGGCGGCCGGGCCGGCGGCGGAAAATCGGGCCAGGCCGGCGGGGGCGGATAG
- a CDS encoding DEAD/DEAH box helicase, whose protein sequence is MANLSFDLVQGRPPQAGSAPRGLQPRQWQSRLVQLMRARLVQERPGGQDVLIHAGPGAGKTLGALLGFQRLHQEGRLDRFLVFCHRASIAQQWQAAARRLGLQLERWDPELDLNPLSAGPTCQGLVLSYQSAARHRQRLEAAWNDPWLATDGAPGHPDSGSRWLAIADEVHHLGIDPEEPEAAAWGHAFGRLTETAALRLGLTGTPFRADNLAFCAARRERLRQGDEVVERITPDLSVEPRQLIAAGDVRPLEFRFQDGWVEHGRPADPEGLQHSDTETSPLSAESRESWRARNLRRAIRLGDSSSIALRMLLSARSRLERVRREHPEAGGLVIARDINHAGQVRDLLVEQGDRVHLVHSQDPDASEHLRAFQDGDADWLVSIDMCAEGFDAPRLRVVAYLTTVVTRSRFVQAITRAVRMDASRASLEAIPRHPSYVFAPADPLLIAYARSWSLSEPYLLRGRPLITDAPGHGGTPGSLQPLEAIDEEAGAVIRLRGPQLPGFLQRPA, encoded by the coding sequence ATGGCCAACCTGTCGTTCGACCTGGTCCAAGGCCGCCCCCCGCAGGCCGGCTCGGCCCCCCGTGGCCTCCAGCCACGCCAGTGGCAGAGCCGGCTGGTGCAGCTGATGCGGGCGCGGCTGGTGCAGGAGCGGCCCGGGGGCCAGGACGTGCTGATCCATGCCGGCCCCGGCGCCGGCAAGACCCTCGGCGCCCTGCTCGGTTTCCAGCGCCTGCATCAGGAGGGCCGCCTGGATCGGTTCCTGGTGTTCTGCCACCGCGCCTCGATCGCACAGCAGTGGCAGGCGGCCGCGCGTCGCCTTGGCCTGCAGCTGGAGCGCTGGGATCCGGAACTCGACCTGAATCCCCTGAGCGCCGGGCCCACCTGCCAGGGCCTGGTGCTCAGTTACCAGTCCGCGGCCCGGCACCGGCAGCGGCTGGAGGCCGCCTGGAACGACCCCTGGCTCGCCACCGACGGCGCCCCGGGCCATCCGGACAGCGGCAGCCGCTGGCTGGCGATCGCCGATGAGGTGCACCATCTGGGCATCGACCCGGAGGAGCCGGAGGCGGCCGCCTGGGGCCATGCGTTCGGACGTCTCACGGAGACGGCAGCCCTGAGGCTGGGACTCACGGGCACACCGTTCCGAGCCGACAACCTGGCGTTCTGCGCGGCCCGGCGCGAGCGCCTGCGCCAGGGCGATGAGGTGGTGGAGCGGATCACGCCGGACCTGAGCGTGGAGCCGCGCCAGCTGATCGCCGCCGGGGACGTGCGCCCTCTGGAGTTCCGCTTTCAGGACGGCTGGGTGGAGCATGGGCGGCCAGCCGACCCGGAGGGGCTGCAGCACAGCGACACGGAGACCTCGCCCCTCTCGGCCGAAAGCCGCGAAAGCTGGCGGGCCCGGAACCTGCGGCGCGCGATCCGGCTGGGCGATTCCAGCAGCATCGCCCTGCGCATGCTGCTCAGCGCCCGCTCCCGCCTGGAGCGGGTCCGCCGCGAGCATCCGGAGGCGGGCGGCCTGGTGATCGCCCGTGACATCAACCACGCCGGCCAGGTGAGGGATCTGCTGGTGGAGCAGGGCGACCGGGTGCATCTGGTGCACTCCCAGGATCCCGACGCCTCCGAGCACCTGCGCGCCTTCCAGGACGGCGATGCCGACTGGCTGGTGAGCATCGACATGTGCGCGGAGGGCTTCGATGCTCCGCGGCTGCGGGTGGTGGCCTACCTCACCACCGTGGTCACCCGCAGCCGCTTCGTGCAGGCGATCACCCGGGCCGTGCGCATGGACGCCAGCCGTGCCTCCCTGGAGGCGATTCCCCGGCATCCCTCCTACGTGTTCGCCCCCGCCGATCCGCTGCTGATCGCCTACGCCCGCAGCTGGTCGCTCAGCGAGCCCTACCTGCTGCGCGGCCGCCCCTTGATCACCGATGCGCCCGGCCACGGCGGCACTCCTGGCAGCCTCCAGCCCCTGGAGGCGATCGACGAGGAGGCCGGTGCCGTGATCCGCCTGCGCGGCCCCCAGCTGCCGGGATTCCTGCAGCGCCCGGCCTGA